A region from the Ictalurus punctatus breed USDA103 chromosome 25, Coco_2.0, whole genome shotgun sequence genome encodes:
- the LOC124626324 gene encoding uncharacterized protein LOC124626324, with protein sequence MEQSVFPLFVLRIIISVIGIVGNGVLIISILHLTRVKTFEIFLLGLAITNFAEIMLVDIYDAIVQSIQTVSILSCVALKFLNICGENASIFFTVLISFYRYQKIHNAAMRIIAPIFMDSREAAIGLSMGCILVAVLLGLPTYFINQDTWHMENSTTEVCPADFFQCSEVHCPTVNSIYKNLFITICHVLPLIIVTWTSVLIIKILIIQQKAVDALHESDPGAVAVHHHHEHDVFHRSTIGILAAMTLFQVDCILYLILHFVYNPYDFPAWSELEFFITTLYTGIIPYIYGTGHNFFSVKHFMKA encoded by the coding sequence ATGGAGCAGAGTGTTTTCCCCCTGTTTGTGCTAAGGATCATAATTTCTGTCATTGGCATAGTAGGAAATGGGGTCTTGATCATATCAATCCTCCACCTGACACGAGTGAAGACATTCGAAATTTTCCTGCTTGGACTGGCTATCACAAACTTTGCGGAGATTATGCTTGTGGACATCTATGATGCCATTGTCCAATCTATACAAACCGTAAGCATTTTGTCCTGTGTTGCGCTAAAATTTCTAAATATCTGTGGAGAAAATGCCAGCATCTTTTTCACAGTGCTTATCAGCTTCTACCGCTATCAGAAGATACACAACGCTGCCATGCGGATAATCGCACCTATCTTTATGGATAGCAGGGAAGCTGCAATTGGTCTTAGTATGGGATGCATTTTGGTAGCTGTGCTTTTAGGTCTGCCGACTTACTTCATAAACCAGGACACTTGGCATATGGAAAATTCCACTACAGAAGTCTGTCCAGCAGATTTTTTCCAATGTTCAGAAGTTCACTGTCCCACTGTAAACAGCATTTACAAGAACCTTTTTATCACCATCTGTCATGTATTGCCTCTCATCATTGTCACATGGACAAGTGTCTTAATCATCAAGATTTTAATAATTCAGCAAAAGGCGGTGGATGCACTGCATGAGTCAGATCCAGGTGCCGTAGCCGTCCACCATCATCACGAGCATGATGTGTTCCACCGGAGCACCATCGGCATCCTGGCTGCAATGACACTCTTCCAGGTGGACTGCATTTTGTATCTGATTCTTCACTTCGTGTATAACCCATATGACTTTCCTGCTTGGTCAGAGCTGGAGTTCTTCATCACGACGCTTTATACAGGTATCATCCCCTATATTTATGGTACGGGACATAACTTTTTCAGCGTGAAACATTTCATGAAAGCATAA